The Rhineura floridana isolate rRhiFlo1 chromosome 15, rRhiFlo1.hap2, whole genome shotgun sequence genome window below encodes:
- the LOC133370864 gene encoding phospholipase A2 inhibitor and Ly6/PLAUR domain-containing protein-like, with amino-acid sequence MQDLLKVFPLFVILTIGTSLKCEVCYNLGLACHGPVKTCPPKKDTCVVAFAESTIEGKTILTVEKSCDSSKICSTPPMYFYLGLGKTLRTSLTCCRGDACGKVKPKLPPIETKANGKQCPTCYAWSDTCNAKMMNCTGLETYCFDVAATTYSNGQRQRNIMKGCTTKSVCVSITRGQSHFLGSVDVVEKAKCTPDVSRGSRSSELLLLTFSGLLLLKFLS; translated from the exons ATGCAGGATCTCCTGAAGGTCTTCCCCTTGTTTGTGATTCTAACGATTG GTACTTCTCTGAAGTGTGAAGTTTGTTACAACCTTGGCCTCGCATGTCATGGCCCTGTGAAGACCTGTCCTCCTAAGAAAGATACCTGTGTTGTCGCTTTTGCTGAAAGTACTATAG AAGGAAAGACCATTCTCACTGTAGAGAAATCCTGTGACTCCTCTAAGATCTGCTCTACACCCCCCATGTACTTTTATCTGGGGCTGGGAAAAACCCTCAGGACAAGTTTGACTTGCTGCCGGGGGGACGCCTGCGGAAAAGTCAAGCCTAAAT TACCACCAATAGAGACCAAAGCTAATGGAAAGCAGTGCCCTACCTGTTACGCTTGGTCAGACACATGCAATGCAAAGATGATGAATTGTACTGGATTGGAGACATACTGCTTTGATGTGGCCGCAACCACGTACTCCA ACGGACAACGCCAGCGTAATATCATGAAGGGCTGCACGACTAAATCGGTCTGTGTTTCAATAACAAGAGGCCAGTCCCACTTTTTGGGAAGTGTTGATGTTGTTGAAAAGGCCAAATGCACACCTGATGTTTCTAGGGGATCTCGATCCTCTGAGCTCCTCCTGCTAAccttttctgggctcctgctgctgaAGTTCCTCTCGTAA